In the Malus domestica chromosome 16, GDT2T_hap1 genome, one interval contains:
- the LOC114821928 gene encoding methyl-CpG-binding domain-containing protein 2-like, with the protein MDSRNFCAVSMDSRNPCKITFKKLRREEEQNTPPQDAIDVPPSSSSTSSDSDSGSDDETLRTHLQSNELVLYDPATAAANANAADTVHDNAKTLISSPFDRPNNPMSFPWTYPFNQPPRVLPSVGAFTVQCANCFKWRLIPSKEKYEEIREHILEEPFYCETAREWRDLVSCDDPEDITQDGSRLWAIDKPNIAQPPPGWQRLLRIRGEGGTRFADVYYESPTGKKLRSSVEIQKYLLQHPEYMDAGVNMSQFSFVTPKPLQENYVRKRSDNYSKKHPAHLTDSAETPRLLAPGEEINPVAWVGLADGPELQPRRLALPPPEAREPLFDPSVRPTKKRATRTPSSKTYKADPSISTESSPERPDQS; encoded by the exons ATGGATTCAAGAAATTTCTGTGCTGTTTCCATGGATTCTCGAAATCCCTGTAAGATAACGTTCAAGAAGCTCCGGAGGGAAGAAGAACAAAATACGCCTCCCCAAGACGCCATTGACGtccctccatcttcttcttccacttcgtCAGATTCGGATTCGGGTTCGGATGATGAAACCCTTCGAACCCATCTCCAATCGAACGAGCTGGTGCTGTATGACCCTGCAACTGCAGCCGCTAATGCCAATGCCGCAGACACAGTGCATGACAATGCCAAAACCCTCATTTCGTCTCCGTTTGATCGCCCGAACAATCCAATGTCGTTTCCATGGACATATCCGTTTAATCAGCCACCTAGGGTTTTGCCGTCGGTTGGGGCTTTCACTGTGCAGTGTGCTAATTGCTTCAAATGGAGGCTCATTCCATCGAAGGAGAAGTATGAGGAAATTCGTGAGCACATTCTGGAAGAGCCCTTTTACTGTGAAACTGCACGCGAATGGCGGGATTTGGTGTCTTGTGATGACCCGGAAGACATTACTCAGGATGGGAGCAGGCTCTGGGCCATTGATAAGCCCAACATTGCTCAGCCCCCGCCTGGTTGGCAGCGATTGCTCAGGATCAGAGGTGAAGGAGGCACCCGATTCGCAGACGT GTACTATGAATCGCCGACAGGCAAGAAGCTTCGTTCCTCGGTGGAGATCCAGAA GTATTTGCTTCAACATCCTGAGTATATGGATGCAGGAGTTAACATGTCACAGTTCTCATTTGTAACTCCGAAGCCTTTGCAGGAAAATTATGTGAGAAAGCGTTCTGACAATTACTCGAAGAAGCATCCTGCTCATTTGACAGACTCTGCTGAAACACCTAGACTTCTTGCACCTGGTGAAGAAA TAAATCCAGTGGCATGGGTTGGTCTAGCTGACGGTCCAGAATTGCAACCTCGTCGGCTAGCACTCCCTCCTCCAGAAGCAAGGGAACCTCTGTTTGATCCCTCTGTTCGACCGACAAAGAAGCGAGCAACAAGAACTCCATCATCAAAGACTTACAAGGCAGATCCGAGCATTAGCACGGAGTCAAGTCCAGAAAGACCTGATCAATCTTGA
- the LOC103404073 gene encoding mitochondrial import receptor subunit TOM7-2-like, translated as MASRISLKSKGKTPAKPSKGSEERSVAQSFKEWSTWALKKAKVVTHYGFIPLVIIIGMNSEPKPQLSQLLSPV; from the coding sequence ATGGCGTCGAGAATATCTCTGAAGAGCAAGGGCAAGACTCCGGCGAAGCCCTCTAAGGGCTCGGAGGAGCGCTCGGTGGCTCAATCCTTCAAGGAGTGGAGCACGTGGGCCCTGAAGAAGGCCAAGGTCGTCACCCACTACGGCTTCATTCCGCTGGTCATCATCATCGGCATGAACTCGGAACCCAAGCCGCAACTTTCCCAACTTCTCAGCCCCGTCTGA